One part of the Esox lucius isolate fEsoLuc1 chromosome 10, fEsoLuc1.pri, whole genome shotgun sequence genome encodes these proteins:
- the LOC105025870 gene encoding voltage-dependent calcium channel gamma-6 subunit isoform X1 yields the protein MWSTFFLHEDDGRPLPPGASLGSGALGGVMGGGFGGRGAGAGAMGIKRRALKSSTSGHPRGLTEMQEGKIKLAFFVAIVGVVMTVLGLGTDFWVELSPPKSFYNNRTCLAAHYGLWKGCTRTLWVADIDPERDSCGPAELPGESNCTYFKFYTTGENTVIFRKTTDKSLNVVTAMMALCSLFLMLMGSICISMSLSKGESFFLKPASVCFILSGILVLLSLLVFNQSVVLFLASDHLVPLHHELSWSVSCVGCAGAILILGGIIFLVLSLPYNPCRRCLPQQNESNS from the exons ATGTGGTCTACCTTCTTTCTGCACGAAGACGATGGGCGGCCGTTACCACCTGGGGCCTCTCTAGGAAGTGGGGCCTTGGGAGGTGTCATGGGTGGGGGCTTTGGTGGCAGAGGGGCTGGTGCCGGGGCCATGGGGATTAAGCGGCGGGCGCTGAAATCATCGACTTCAGGACACCCGAGGGGCTTGACCGAGATGCAGGAGGGCAAGATCAAGCTGGCCTTCTTCGTGGCCATCGTGGGGGTGGTGATGACTGTCCTGGGCCTGGGCACTGACTTCTGGGTGGAGCTTTCCCCGCCAAAGAGCTTCTACAACAACCGCACCTGTCTAGCAGCCCACTACGGGCTGTGGAAGGGATGCACTCGGACGCTGTGGGTGGCCGACATTGATCCAGAGCGGGACAGCTGCGGGCCAGCCGAACTGCCAGGAG AATCAAACTGCACCTACTTCAAATTCTACACCACTGGGGAGAACACAGTCATCTTCCGGAAGACGACGGACAAGA GTCTAAATGTGGTCACGGCTATGATGGCACTCTGCAGTCTGTTTCTGATGTTAATGGGGTCCATATGCATCAGCATGTCCCTCAGCAAGGGAGAATCATTCTTCCTTAAGCCTGCTTCAGTTTGTTTCATTCTGTCAG GCATTCTGGTGCTCCTATCACTTCTTGTTTTCAACCAATCAGTCGTTTTGTTCCTAGCCAGCGACCACTTGGTTCCATTGCATCATGAGCTGTCCTGGTCTGTATCCTGTGTTGGGTGTGCAGGGGCTATTCTTATTTTGGGTGGAATCATCTTTCTCGTGCTTTCACTCCCATACAATCCCTGCCGAAGGTGTTTACCCCAACAGAATGAAAGCAACAGTTAG
- the LOC105025871 gene encoding voltage-dependent calcium channel gamma-4 subunit codes for MEAKGRGMPQVMVWWEKGIQVVLTTLGAFAAFSLMAVAIGTDYWLYARAFICNSTANSSQDDPNNKDKKDPGALTHSGLWRICCLEGLKRGVCSKINHFPDDADYDQDAAEYLLRVVRASSIFPILSATLLLMGAMCVASSSFYKSKRNIILGGGILFVAAGLSNIIGVIVYISAALSDISPKKDEDKKWHYSYGWSFYFGGLSFILAEMVGVLAVNIYIEKNKELRCRSRTELFKSTTHAMLRLPSYRFRRRSRSSSHSTDPPRSPRDSSPTGAKSFALPPSAPPFSVATLPNPHHAGGGGGGDISMYTLTRDSKMGSLGGGAPPLYGTVDRASLYQLHNYFPKEEVGVMMSGTLPSLSKSNLSAAGQNASILASSIAPLNTSSSSGPSPQQPPLPTGTMERERGMGTLDRLGGKRNRDSDSDTLNRRTTPV; via the exons TCATGGTATGGTGGGAGAAGGGAATCCAGGTGGTCCTCACCACTCTGGGGGCGTTTGCAGCCTTTTCCCTGATGGCGGTGGCCATCGGGACCGACTACTGGCTGTACGCGCGGGCCTTCATCTGCAACAGCACGGCCAACTCCTCCCAGGATGACCCCAACAACAAGGACAAGAAAGACCCAGGCGCCCTCACCCACTCCGGCCTGTGGAGGATCTGCTGCCTGGAGG ggCTGAAAAGAGGAGTGTGCTCTAAAATTAATCATTTTCCAGATGATGCAGACTATGACCAGGATGCAGCCGAGTACCTCCTGC GTGTGGTCCGAGCCTCCAGTATCTTCCCCATCCTGAGCGCTACACTCCTCCTGATGGGAGCAATGTGTGTGGCTTCCAGCAGTTTCTACAAGAGCAAGAGAAACATCATCCTTGGAGGAGGAATCCTGTTTGTGGCTGCAG GCCTGAGCAACATTATCGGTGTGATCGTATACATCTCCGCGGCGCTGAGTGACATTTCACCAAAGAAGGATGAGGACAAGAAATGGCATTACTCTTATGGCTGGTCCTTCTACTTCGGGGGTCTGTCCTTCATCTTGGCTGAGATGGTGGGTGTCCTGGCCGTCAACATCTACATTGAGAAGAACAAGGAGCTGCGCTGCCGCTCGCGCACCGAACTCTTCAAAAGCACCACGCACGCCATGCTCCGCCTACCCAGCTACCGCTTCCGCCGGCGCTCCCGTTCTAGCTCACACTCCACCGACCCGCCGCGCTCACCGCGCGACTCCTCGCCCACGGGTGCCAAAAGTTTTGCGTTGCCGCCGTCCGCCCCGCCTTTCTCGGTGGCCACCCTGCCTAACCCACACCATGCCggcggaggaggagggggcGATATCTCCATGTATACCCTGACCCGGGACTCCAAGATGGGGAGTCTTGGCGGCGGCGCGCCCCCCCTCTACGGCACGGTGGACCGGGCATCCCTGTACCAGCTGCACAACTACTTCCCCAAAGAGGAAGTCGGGGTGATGATGAGCGGCACGCTGCCTTCTCTCTCAAAGTCAAACCTCTCCGCGGCGGGCCAGAATGCCTCCATCCTCGCCTCCTCCATCGCCCCACTCAATACCTCATCATCCTCCGGACCCTCCCCCCAGCAGCCCCCTTTGCCCACTGGCACcatggagcgagagaggggcATGGGCACCTTGGACCGCCTGGGGGGCAAACGGAACCGGGACAGCGACTCGGACACGCTGAACAGGAGAACCACGCCAGTGTGA
- the LOC105025870 gene encoding voltage-dependent calcium channel gamma-6 subunit isoform X2 has product MWSTFFLHEDDGRPLPPGASLGSGALGGVMGGGFGGRGAGAGAMGIKRRALKSSTSGHPRGLTEMQEGKIKLAFFVAIVGVVMTVLGLGTDFWVELSPPKSFYNNRTCLAAHYGLWKGCTRTLWVADIDPERDSCGPAELPGESNCTYFKFYTTGENTVIFRKTTDKSLNVVTAMMALCSLFLMLMGSICISMSLSKGESFFLKPASVCFILSGRHIFNVLCSVRCCRELIAFWCSYHFLFSTNQSFCS; this is encoded by the exons ATGTGGTCTACCTTCTTTCTGCACGAAGACGATGGGCGGCCGTTACCACCTGGGGCCTCTCTAGGAAGTGGGGCCTTGGGAGGTGTCATGGGTGGGGGCTTTGGTGGCAGAGGGGCTGGTGCCGGGGCCATGGGGATTAAGCGGCGGGCGCTGAAATCATCGACTTCAGGACACCCGAGGGGCTTGACCGAGATGCAGGAGGGCAAGATCAAGCTGGCCTTCTTCGTGGCCATCGTGGGGGTGGTGATGACTGTCCTGGGCCTGGGCACTGACTTCTGGGTGGAGCTTTCCCCGCCAAAGAGCTTCTACAACAACCGCACCTGTCTAGCAGCCCACTACGGGCTGTGGAAGGGATGCACTCGGACGCTGTGGGTGGCCGACATTGATCCAGAGCGGGACAGCTGCGGGCCAGCCGAACTGCCAGGAG AATCAAACTGCACCTACTTCAAATTCTACACCACTGGGGAGAACACAGTCATCTTCCGGAAGACGACGGACAAGA GTCTAAATGTGGTCACGGCTATGATGGCACTCTGCAGTCTGTTTCTGATGTTAATGGGGTCCATATGCATCAGCATGTCCCTCAGCAAGGGAGAATCATTCTTCCTTAAGCCTGCTTCAGTTTGTTTCATTCTGTCAG GAAGACATATTTTCAACGTCCTTTGCTCAGTGAGATGTTGCAGAGAACTAATA GCATTCTGGTGCTCCTATCACTTCTTGTTTTCAACCAATCAGTCGTTTTGTTCCTAG